In one Winogradskyella sp. MH6 genomic region, the following are encoded:
- a CDS encoding LptF/LptG family permease, translated as MKILDRYILITFLRTFFSVFIIFMFIFVLQGVWLYISELAGKDLDVSVTAKFILYYMPKLIPLVVPLTILLSSIMVFGNFAENYEFAAMKSTGISLQRAMRSLSVFIVALGIACFFFANNVIPWGEYNFYNLRRNIAKVKPALAIAEGQFNEIGNINIKVDKKTGDRGQYLENVLIHDKSSARLGNYKVIVSEKGELKSSEDSNVLQLELINGNYYEEIIDKDIRKNINRPHAKSYFDSYTINVDLEILNDEDLDEKNYKGRHNMLSIDQLNYTIDSLKGQRKEDYKNLSRTLYNRTTYAALNLNINTEKDSSFIGNVIDLFPANKKGQIINLALNSANSTNQIIDSNKKNFEGKSIHLNKHIIAFHEKFVLAIACIILFFVGAPLGALIRKGGLGLPIVIAVVLFLTYHFFGIFARNSAEKGSFSPIIGAWLSTAVMLPLSIYLTTRATNDKGVFQFDAIIVPLKRLFTPKNKLQLSESETKSYNYYKKYSVEELVNVIKEQGEFDLDKKPKEIALHNLLNRNIPLENLKKEGLEVDDKLIKGKGLLKDYKDYSKTSLVSFLIGGALLGLHFICKNNKLPEVADASLSLSIIAFIFFAIYVVVDAFVYSKFYKTIGQKSKRINPIVLIFSLPLYPLKYIILRNKITYDFYQSCISNIK; from the coding sequence GTGAAAATACTAGATAGGTACATACTTATCACATTTTTAAGGACGTTTTTTAGCGTCTTTATTATATTCATGTTCATCTTTGTACTGCAAGGTGTATGGCTTTATATATCAGAGCTTGCAGGTAAAGACTTAGATGTTTCTGTAACTGCAAAATTTATTCTCTACTACATGCCAAAGCTTATTCCTTTGGTTGTACCACTAACCATCTTGTTATCTTCAATTATGGTTTTTGGAAATTTTGCCGAGAACTATGAGTTTGCAGCCATGAAATCTACAGGCATCTCTCTGCAACGTGCCATGCGAAGTCTTAGCGTTTTTATTGTTGCACTTGGTATTGCCTGTTTCTTTTTCGCTAATAATGTTATTCCTTGGGGAGAATACAACTTTTACAACCTAAGAAGAAACATTGCCAAAGTTAAACCTGCCCTTGCCATTGCAGAAGGGCAATTCAATGAAATTGGCAACATCAATATCAAAGTCGACAAAAAAACTGGAGACAGAGGTCAATATTTGGAGAATGTATTAATACACGATAAAAGTTCTGCCAGACTTGGCAATTACAAAGTCATCGTTTCTGAAAAGGGTGAATTAAAAAGTAGTGAAGATTCTAATGTGTTGCAATTAGAACTTATAAACGGCAACTATTACGAAGAGATTATAGATAAAGATATTCGTAAAAACATTAACAGACCTCATGCTAAAAGCTATTTTGACAGCTACACCATTAATGTAGACCTAGAAATTCTTAATGACGAAGACCTTGACGAAAAAAATTATAAGGGTCGTCATAACATGCTTAGTATAGACCAACTTAACTATACTATAGACAGCTTAAAAGGTCAACGAAAAGAAGATTACAAAAACCTATCTCGTACACTATATAACCGTACAACTTACGCTGCTTTAAATCTTAATATTAATACAGAAAAAGATTCTTCTTTTATTGGCAATGTTATTGATCTCTTTCCTGCGAACAAAAAAGGACAGATTATAAATCTTGCTTTAAACTCAGCAAACAGTACCAACCAAATCATAGATTCTAATAAAAAGAATTTCGAAGGCAAATCCATCCATTTAAATAAGCATATCATTGCTTTTCATGAAAAATTTGTGCTAGCCATCGCTTGTATTATCTTGTTCTTTGTTGGAGCACCTCTAGGCGCTTTAATTCGCAAAGGTGGATTAGGGTTACCAATTGTAATTGCTGTTGTGCTATTTCTTACCTATCACTTCTTTGGCATATTTGCCAGAAATAGTGCTGAAAAAGGAAGTTTTAGTCCAATAATTGGTGCTTGGTTATCTACAGCTGTTATGCTCCCTTTGAGTATTTACTTAACTACCAGAGCTACTAATGATAAAGGGGTTTTTCAGTTTGATGCTATTATAGTTCCGCTTAAAAGATTATTTACTCCAAAAAACAAACTACAACTCTCTGAAAGCGAAACTAAATCTTACAACTACTACAAAAAATATTCTGTAGAAGAGTTAGTTAATGTTATAAAGGAACAAGGTGAATTTGATCTTGATAAAAAACCTAAAGAAATTGCTCTACATAACCTTCTAAATAGAAATATTCCTTTAGAGAATCTAAAAAAGGAAGGATTAGAAGTAGATGATAAACTCATTAAAGGCAAAGGGTTACTGAAAGATTACAAAGATTATTCAAAAACAAGTTTGGTAAGTTTTCTTATTGGAGGAGCCTTACTCGGCTTACACTTTATTTGTAAAAACAACAAATTACCAGAAGTTGCTGATGCTTCTCTTAGCTTAAGTATCATTGCATTTATATTTTTTGCAATCTATGTTGTTGTAGATGCCTTTGTGTATTCTAAGTTTTATAAAACCATTGGTCAAAAAAGTAAGAGAATAAATCCTATTGTTTTAATTTTTTCGCTTCCACTCTACCCTTTAAAGTATATTATCCTTAGAAATAAGATTACGTACGACTTCTATCAAAGTTGTATCAGTAACATTAAATAA
- a CDS encoding hybrid sensor histidine kinase/response regulator transcription factor: protein MNTLRLLFLFIPLCLFSQSKEKQIAFRELTVEYGLSQNSVVSISQDSVGYMWFATQDGLNKYNGKQFTHFQYQFEDVTRSTYSKLGKVYIDGDDDVWITSNSGILHKLDKSSQKFIKVSNIENISAIIQSNSNDHYLGTFGSGLYRIHNQSQDTIQILKPEHKNLTVYDFFQYKDKVLSASENGILELKGSSYEYKKLIKNTNYSAFSAKQDTLFLGSYGKGLFYSIGDNLEFKPFVGFKNASLPNDLIIQDLLVDSRGKLWIATYGDGAYLVDFKKETVQHFVANKTNPYALHYNDVLCLYEDFTGIVWLGTDGSGLNYYDEDLVKFNVLTNKQAPDNINIDFVRAIAVNNNQIWLGTSNKGLTAINLDSEIYTMYTTTNSNLSSDRIMSLNSDQDNLWIGHQNNGLQKLTKEGEFISFSSTENMSVWKIYKAHNNGFWLCTLNGLILFDENQGIVKRYTTENSNLTSNSIRTIEYGEENQLWIGTESDGLFLLSINEDEISKISTVTDRIKSLYYKDNILWIGTNGNGLKSLNIQNKHLKHFTTEQGLANNVIYGILPASDNTLWLSSNNGITKATINTDTVIEIENFTNYDGLQTNEFNTGAYFKDKNGTLYFGGLEGVNWFNPNLLTYNSQKPKTIITDLEVFAKPVELTQNKVFSADQNTMTFTFSSLHYSQPDRNKYKYQLVGHDSDWISSENNNIAHYTNLTPNTYTFKVISSNYDGVWNTKPATYAFTINQPWYLSKLAVLLYAILTIAVIAFVYRYLKWRWQMQLRLEFEHKETERLKKIDELKTKLYTNISHEFRTPLTLIKGPIDNQLKKKNIDKKDRKELYLVKQSANRLLNLVNQMLDLSMVDSGQQKLNVSKGNLVHLLKQLVEAFQYQTKDKNLNLRVNLGELENVWFDKDVVEKIISNLLSNAIKYAPENGEINFSASQNNGTLIFSIINQTSSVTLENLSNLFKRFYQDDEASDGVGVGLALVKELVNLSRGNIVANNIGDNRIQFSVTLPATKNAFTEEEIQIKSISSKAVNTVVENEIASKQDKTKLLIVEDNTDIKDFIVSLFKDSFVIITANNGQEGIDKTLEKLPDIVISDIMMPVKDGIELCHEIKTNKLTSHIPVVLLTAKVGEENEIKGYKTGADAYITKPFSSEKLKLIVSQLIETRKKLEAYYSKTFNINPELAITSTESDFLKDLQKVLEEHITDTSFTSEKFSKLMLMSRTQLHRKLNAIVGMSTSEFIRSQRLKLAKKLLQESDSSISEIAYQVGFNTPSYFNKCFKEVYGTTPKEYITKRD from the coding sequence ATGAATACTTTAAGACTACTTTTTCTTTTTATTCCATTATGTCTGTTTTCGCAATCTAAAGAAAAGCAAATTGCCTTTAGAGAGTTAACAGTAGAGTATGGTTTGTCTCAAAATAGTGTGGTAAGCATTTCTCAAGATAGCGTTGGTTATATGTGGTTTGCTACACAAGATGGTCTTAATAAATATAACGGTAAACAGTTTACTCATTTTCAATATCAATTTGAAGATGTTACCCGAAGCACTTATAGCAAACTAGGAAAAGTTTATATAGATGGTGATGATGATGTTTGGATAACTTCCAATTCAGGCATACTTCATAAGTTAGATAAAAGCTCGCAAAAGTTCATAAAAGTTAGCAACATTGAAAATATAAGTGCAATTATTCAATCCAATAGCAACGACCACTATTTGGGTACTTTTGGTTCTGGTCTGTACAGGATTCATAACCAATCTCAAGACACCATTCAAATTTTAAAACCAGAGCATAAAAACTTAACGGTATACGATTTTTTTCAATATAAAGATAAAGTGTTATCGGCTTCAGAGAATGGTATTTTAGAGTTGAAAGGTAGTTCTTATGAATATAAGAAACTTATTAAAAACACTAATTATAGTGCTTTTTCAGCAAAGCAAGATACCTTATTTTTAGGAAGTTATGGTAAAGGTCTCTTTTATAGTATAGGTGATAATCTAGAGTTTAAACCTTTTGTTGGCTTTAAAAATGCTTCATTGCCCAATGACTTAATAATACAAGATCTATTAGTAGATAGTCGTGGCAAATTGTGGATAGCAACTTATGGTGATGGTGCGTATTTAGTTGATTTTAAAAAAGAAACAGTTCAGCATTTTGTGGCCAATAAAACAAATCCCTATGCCTTACATTACAATGATGTATTGTGCCTCTATGAGGATTTTACTGGAATTGTTTGGTTAGGAACAGATGGCTCTGGGCTTAACTATTACGATGAAGACTTGGTGAAGTTTAATGTGCTTACCAACAAACAAGCACCAGATAATATAAATATAGATTTTGTTAGGGCAATTGCTGTAAATAATAATCAGATTTGGTTGGGTACATCTAATAAAGGGCTTACAGCCATAAATTTAGATTCTGAAATCTATACCATGTATACTACTACAAACTCTAATCTATCAAGCGATAGAATAATGAGTTTAAATAGTGACCAAGATAACCTTTGGATTGGGCATCAAAATAATGGATTACAAAAATTAACTAAGGAAGGTGAGTTTATATCTTTTTCATCAACAGAAAACATGTCTGTTTGGAAAATTTATAAAGCGCATAACAATGGTTTTTGGTTATGTACCCTAAATGGCTTAATTCTATTTGATGAAAACCAAGGTATTGTAAAAAGATACACTACAGAAAATTCTAATCTAACATCAAACAGTATAAGAACTATAGAATATGGTGAGGAAAATCAATTATGGATTGGAACAGAATCTGATGGGCTATTTTTGTTATCAATTAATGAAGACGAAATTTCTAAAATATCTACTGTAACAGATAGGATAAAATCTCTTTATTACAAGGATAATATACTTTGGATAGGAACAAATGGTAATGGTTTAAAATCTTTAAACATTCAAAACAAGCACTTAAAACATTTTACGACAGAGCAAGGTTTAGCAAATAATGTTATTTATGGAATTTTGCCTGCCTCAGACAACACATTGTGGTTGAGCTCTAATAACGGAATTACAAAAGCGACAATAAATACTGATACCGTTATTGAGATAGAGAATTTTACTAATTATGATGGTTTGCAAACCAACGAATTTAATACAGGAGCTTATTTTAAGGATAAAAATGGAACGTTGTATTTTGGTGGGCTTGAGGGTGTAAATTGGTTTAATCCTAATCTACTTACTTATAATTCTCAAAAACCTAAAACCATAATAACCGATCTAGAAGTGTTTGCTAAGCCAGTTGAGTTGACCCAAAATAAAGTATTTTCTGCAGACCAAAATACAATGACCTTTACTTTTTCTAGTTTGCATTATTCGCAACCAGATAGAAATAAATATAAATATCAATTAGTAGGCCATGATTCAGATTGGATTTCCTCAGAAAACAACAACATAGCACATTATACAAACCTTACACCAAATACATATACCTTTAAAGTAATTTCTAGCAACTATGATGGTGTTTGGAATACCAAACCTGCAACTTATGCTTTTACAATAAACCAACCTTGGTATTTAAGTAAATTGGCAGTATTGCTTTATGCCATACTAACTATTGCAGTTATTGCTTTTGTTTACAGATATTTAAAATGGAGGTGGCAAATGCAGTTAAGACTAGAGTTTGAACACAAAGAGACCGAACGTCTTAAAAAAATAGATGAATTAAAAACGAAACTTTACACCAATATTTCTCATGAGTTTAGAACTCCACTTACCTTAATTAAAGGTCCAATAGACAACCAACTAAAGAAAAAGAATATAGATAAAAAAGATAGAAAAGAACTCTATTTAGTTAAGCAAAGTGCCAACAGGTTGCTCAATCTTGTAAACCAGATGTTAGACTTATCTATGGTAGACTCTGGGCAACAAAAACTTAATGTTTCTAAAGGAAATCTGGTTCATTTACTTAAACAATTAGTAGAGGCTTTTCAGTATCAAACCAAAGATAAAAATCTTAATTTGAGAGTTAATCTAGGTGAGTTAGAAAACGTTTGGTTTGATAAGGATGTTGTAGAAAAAATCATTTCAAACTTATTATCTAATGCCATAAAATATGCGCCAGAAAACGGTGAAATAAACTTTAGTGCCAGTCAAAATAATGGCACATTAATTTTTTCTATTATAAATCAGACGAGCTCAGTAACACTAGAAAATCTTAGCAACTTATTTAAGAGGTTTTATCAAGATGATGAAGCTTCAGATGGTGTTGGTGTAGGACTAGCTTTGGTAAAAGAACTAGTAAACTTATCTAGAGGAAATATAGTAGCTAATAATATTGGAGACAATCGTATACAGTTTAGTGTTACACTTCCTGCTACAAAAAATGCTTTTACTGAAGAAGAAATACAAATTAAAAGCATAAGCTCTAAAGCAGTTAATACCGTAGTAGAAAATGAAATAGCTAGTAAACAAGATAAGACCAAACTACTCATTGTAGAAGATAATACAGATATTAAAGATTTTATAGTGTCGCTTTTTAAAGATTCCTTTGTAATAATTACAGCAAATAATGGACAAGAAGGAATAGATAAAACTTTAGAAAAACTTCCAGATATTGTTATTAGTGATATTATGATGCCTGTTAAAGATGGTATAGAACTTTGCCATGAAATAAAAACCAATAAGCTTACTAGTCATATCCCAGTAGTATTGCTAACCGCCAAAGTAGGAGAAGAAAATGAAATTAAAGGTTACAAAACAGGAGCAGATGCTTACATTACAAAACCTTTTAGTAGCGAAAAGCTAAAACTTATAGTATCTCAACTTATAGAAACTAGAAAAAAACTAGAGGCATATTACAGTAAAACATTCAATATAAACCCAGAATTGGCAATTACCTCTACAGAAAGTGATTTCCTGAAAGATTTACAAAAAGTACTAGAAGAACATATTACAGACACTTCATTTACAAGCGAAAAATTTAGCAAGCTTATGCTAATGAGTCGCACACAATTACACAGAAAACTTAATGCTATAGTAGGCATGTCTACAAGCGAGTTTATTAGGTCGCAACGTTTAAAATTGGCAAAAAAGTTATTACAAGAATCTGATAGTTCTATATCAGAAATAGCTTATCAAGTTGGTTTTAATACACCATCATACTTTAATAAATGTTTTAAAGAAGTATATGGTACTACACCAAAAGAGTATATAACCAAAAGAGACTAA
- a CDS encoding T9SS type A sorting domain-containing protein, whose product MKTKFITIILLIISIQITIGQPNIEWQKSLGGTNSDVARSIMQTSDGGYIVAGYTSSNDGDVSVNNGSRDAWVVKLNNSGAIEWEKSYGGTGSDEAYEIQQTIDGGYILTGMSDSNDFLGTGFGNDDIIVIKTNNNGIVEWGNKFGTGAGERGHSVRQTSDGKYIVTGFIGGGGTWVAKLDNTGSLDGNWTNTTFSGSQAYSVDETLDGGFVVAGYSNNGANGIDVRVFKLNALSNVLWDYNYGGTGADYGYSIQETTDGGFIVAGMTQSSNGDVTNNYGNQDFWVLKLNASGIMQWQKTYGGTQNDFATEIKQTSDGGYIVIGQTNSDDNDVSGNPGSYIFDYWVIKLNETGQLIWQSCLGGSSNDYGSSIQQTVDGGYIAAGRSISNNYDVSGNNGNYDFWVAKLEAETLSLNDVFNQELNVYPNPVSETLYISSTSNVESVKIYDTTGKCVINQKTVDYIDVRSLQPGIYFLKVLQGNLELTKKVIID is encoded by the coding sequence ATGAAAACAAAATTTATCACAATTATATTATTAATAATCTCAATACAAATAACTATAGGACAGCCCAATATAGAATGGCAGAAATCTTTAGGAGGAACAAATTCAGATGTTGCAAGATCTATAATGCAAACCTCGGATGGTGGTTATATTGTTGCAGGTTATACATCATCTAATGATGGAGATGTGTCAGTAAACAATGGAAGTAGAGATGCATGGGTTGTTAAACTTAATAATTCTGGCGCAATTGAATGGGAAAAAAGTTATGGAGGTACAGGAAGCGATGAAGCCTATGAAATACAACAAACAATAGATGGTGGTTATATTTTAACAGGAATGTCAGATTCTAACGATTTTTTAGGTACCGGATTTGGTAACGACGATATTATTGTAATAAAAACTAATAATAATGGAATTGTTGAATGGGGAAATAAATTTGGTACTGGTGCAGGCGAACGAGGACATAGTGTTAGGCAAACTTCTGATGGTAAGTATATTGTTACAGGTTTTATTGGTGGAGGAGGTACTTGGGTCGCAAAATTAGACAACACTGGCAGTCTTGATGGTAATTGGACCAATACCACTTTTAGTGGTTCGCAAGCGTATTCAGTAGATGAAACTTTAGATGGTGGATTTGTTGTTGCTGGATATAGTAACAATGGAGCAAATGGTATTGATGTTAGAGTTTTTAAGTTAAATGCACTATCAAATGTATTATGGGATTATAATTATGGAGGTACTGGTGCAGATTATGGTTATTCAATTCAAGAAACAACAGATGGAGGCTTTATTGTTGCAGGAATGACTCAATCAAGTAATGGGGATGTTACAAATAATTATGGAAATCAAGACTTTTGGGTCTTAAAGTTAAATGCTTCAGGCATTATGCAGTGGCAAAAAACATATGGTGGTACACAAAACGATTTTGCAACTGAAATAAAACAAACAAGTGATGGAGGTTATATAGTAATAGGACAAACAAATTCCGATGACAATGATGTTAGCGGTAATCCAGGTAGCTATATTTTTGACTATTGGGTTATTAAACTAAATGAGACAGGACAATTAATATGGCAGTCTTGTTTGGGTGGCTCTAGCAATGATTACGGTAGCTCAATACAACAAACTGTAGATGGTGGTTACATAGCAGCTGGTCGATCAATATCTAATAATTATGATGTTTCTGGAAACAATGGAAATTATGACTTTTGGGTAGCTAAATTAGAAGCAGAAACCCTTAGTCTAAATGATGTTTTTAACCAAGAACTTAATGTCTATCCCAACCCAGTTTCAGAAACTTTGTATATATCAAGCACCTCTAATGTTGAAAGTGTTAAAATCTATGATACAACTGGAAAGTGTGTAATAAATCAGAAAACTGTTGATTATATAGATGTTAGAAGTTTACAGCCAGGAATATATTTTTTAAAAGTTTTGCAAGGCAATTTAGAATTAACAAAAAAAGTAATTATTGATTAA
- a CDS encoding LolA family protein, producing MKRLLILAFITLGFTGFAQNDSKAETLLNEVSNKIKSYKNISIDFKYELNNVNEENMSQETRGDVVIEGEKYKLNILGVTRIFDGKTLYTISPEDEEVTISSDNSDDESTISPSDMLSFYEDGYTYKMDIVQNVKGRKIQYVKLSPMDTNSEIKHVLLGIDATTKHIYNLIEVGKNGTKTTLTVNSFQTDQPISKTLFTFDESKYADYYINRID from the coding sequence ATGAAACGATTATTAATTTTAGCATTCATCACTCTTGGTTTTACAGGTTTTGCTCAAAATGACTCAAAAGCTGAAACTCTATTAAATGAAGTAAGCAATAAAATAAAAAGTTATAAGAATATTTCTATCGACTTTAAATACGAACTTAACAACGTTAATGAAGAAAACATGAGCCAAGAAACTCGTGGTGACGTTGTTATTGAAGGTGAAAAATATAAATTAAACATATTAGGAGTTACAAGAATTTTTGATGGCAAAACACTTTATACCATTAGTCCTGAGGATGAAGAAGTAACTATTTCTTCAGACAACTCAGATGATGAAAGCACGATTTCACCTAGCGATATGTTATCTTTTTATGAAGATGGTTATACCTATAAAATGGATATTGTTCAAAATGTAAAAGGTCGCAAAATTCAGTATGTAAAATTGAGTCCTATGGATACCAACTCTGAAATAAAACATGTCTTATTAGGTATAGATGCCACGACAAAACACATTTACAACCTTATTGAAGTTGGTAAAAATGGAACAAAAACAACATTAACTGTTAATTCTTTTCAAACCGACCAACCTATCTCAAAAACCTTGTTTACTTTTGACGAAAGTAAATATGCTGATTATTACATCAACAGAATAGACTAA
- the ribB gene encoding 3,4-dihydroxy-2-butanone-4-phosphate synthase: MNTTMNTETKLNTIEEAIEDIRQGKVIIVVDDENRENEGDFLAAAEKVTPEMINFMATHGRGLICAPLTEHRCEELELNMMVRNNTDPMETAFTVSVDLRGNGVSTGISASDRAKTIKALIQKDTKPFELARPGHIFPLVAKEGGVLRRTGHTEAAIDFARLAGFEPAGVIVEIMNEDGTMARLPQLLEVAKKFDLKIVSIEDLVAYRMEHDSLIEKKEDFNIETRFGKFRLRAYLQTTNNQVHIALTKGTWKSDETILTRVNSTLVNNDILGTLTNNADQKLDDMFNAINKEGKGAIIFINQQAQSMNLLSRLSVLKENQKEGQLVKAPRISMDSKDFGIGAQILHDLKISKINLLSNSLQTKRVGMIGYGLEIVDYVGY; the protein is encoded by the coding sequence ATGAATACTACCATGAATACAGAAACCAAGTTAAACACTATTGAAGAAGCTATTGAAGACATTCGTCAAGGCAAAGTAATTATTGTTGTTGATGATGAAAACCGTGAAAATGAGGGAGATTTCTTAGCTGCTGCTGAAAAGGTAACACCAGAGATGATTAACTTTATGGCTACTCATGGTAGAGGCTTAATCTGTGCTCCGCTTACAGAACATCGTTGTGAAGAATTAGAACTCAACATGATGGTAAGAAACAACACAGACCCTATGGAAACTGCTTTTACCGTTTCTGTAGACTTAAGAGGTAATGGTGTAAGTACAGGAATTTCTGCTAGCGATAGAGCCAAAACGATTAAGGCTTTAATACAAAAAGATACTAAACCTTTTGAATTGGCAAGACCTGGTCATATTTTTCCGCTAGTAGCTAAAGAAGGTGGTGTTTTAAGACGTACAGGTCATACAGAAGCTGCAATAGATTTTGCACGTTTAGCTGGTTTTGAACCTGCTGGTGTTATTGTAGAAATCATGAATGAAGACGGAACTATGGCTCGTCTTCCTCAGTTATTAGAAGTTGCCAAAAAGTTTGATTTAAAGATTGTTTCTATTGAAGATTTAGTGGCTTATCGCATGGAGCACGACTCTTTAATAGAAAAGAAAGAAGATTTTAATATAGAAACACGTTTTGGTAAATTTAGGCTTAGAGCTTATCTACAAACCACCAACAACCAGGTACATATTGCATTAACTAAAGGCACATGGAAATCTGATGAAACGATTTTAACTCGTGTTAATTCTACTCTGGTTAATAACGACATTCTTGGTACACTAACCAATAATGCCGACCAAAAACTAGATGATATGTTTAACGCCATCAATAAAGAAGGAAAAGGTGCTATTATCTTTATCAATCAGCAAGCGCAATCCATGAACTTATTATCGCGTTTATCTGTTTTAAAAGAAAACCAAAAAGAAGGTCAATTGGTTAAAGCACCTAGAATTTCTATGGACTCTAAAGACTTTGGTATTGGAGCTCAAATCCTTCACGATTTAAAAATTAGTAAAATCAATCTTTTATCTAACAGCCTACAGACCAAACGTGTTGGTATGATAGGTTACGGCTTAGAGATTGTAGATTATGTTGGTTACTAA
- a CDS encoding DUF4412 domain-containing protein translates to MKTKCILLFGFCLAFSYNSQAQILKKLKKKAEQAVERTILRKTDEEVSKTTEKTIDGVTGKNDNKDSKSDNLEPANSALEKNTEAKRDFFKEDAVINLFENGNLNQTQYFDSNSIALRTNQNDSPKPTFIDSEGFLYTYQKGEYTKSSLIALQSQGMMVPTMLLEAYMLPQEPFMAQLQKQHDLGLTANPFNGFVEFAFIYKPDDFRYQDYKETTQTIKGRKHTKFELLNEPGYQGNYVLFDDKDRLVEVYSNKLEGEQSMDDFTQMSMVQPGESLLVYEYKPVEVELPQAREVKTRGQGLMEMTMGGIAKGGQKNGKNIDEDDYDTSDSKGSVKSMKKALKNHKTTVADLPDSYEFNWELKTEMVMGKKGKDVMEMTFLINENANYQATKMVDANSKNSGEATMLFDSDLKTMVMFMDAQGSKFLQMYPIPEVAETNSALNNYNISKLPAKTIIGYKCEGLQLEDDRYILKVYHTTEANIKLSNFLSFGNQNQKMDLPDIDPKVSEQFSNGLILQMDIIDKKKAKNNVNIIAKSLKKESVSIKKSDYKTMDFFSGRNMSKN, encoded by the coding sequence ATGAAAACAAAATGTATTCTTTTATTCGGGTTTTGCTTAGCTTTTAGTTATAACTCACAAGCGCAAATACTCAAAAAACTCAAAAAGAAAGCAGAGCAAGCTGTAGAGCGAACCATACTTAGAAAAACAGATGAAGAAGTTTCTAAGACAACAGAAAAAACTATAGATGGTGTCACTGGAAAAAATGATAATAAAGATTCTAAGAGTGATAATCTAGAACCAGCAAATTCAGCATTAGAAAAAAACACAGAAGCTAAAAGAGATTTCTTTAAAGAAGATGCTGTAATAAATCTGTTTGAAAACGGAAACCTAAATCAAACCCAATATTTCGACAGTAATTCTATAGCATTAAGAACCAACCAAAACGATAGTCCCAAACCTACCTTTATAGATAGCGAAGGGTTTCTTTATACGTACCAAAAGGGAGAATATACAAAATCATCTCTCATTGCATTGCAAAGTCAAGGTATGATGGTACCTACCATGTTGTTAGAAGCCTATATGTTACCTCAAGAGCCTTTCATGGCTCAACTACAAAAACAACACGATCTAGGATTAACAGCTAATCCATTCAATGGTTTTGTAGAGTTTGCTTTTATATACAAGCCAGATGATTTTAGATACCAAGATTATAAGGAAACCACGCAAACCATTAAAGGAAGAAAACATACAAAGTTTGAATTACTGAATGAGCCAGGTTACCAAGGTAACTATGTACTTTTTGATGATAAGGATAGATTGGTAGAAGTGTATTCTAACAAATTAGAAGGTGAGCAGTCTATGGATGATTTTACTCAAATGAGTATGGTACAACCTGGCGAATCTCTACTTGTGTATGAGTATAAACCAGTAGAGGTAGAATTACCACAAGCAAGAGAAGTAAAAACCCGAGGGCAAGGCTTAATGGAGATGACTATGGGAGGTATTGCAAAAGGAGGACAAAAAAATGGTAAAAACATAGATGAGGATGATTATGATACCAGTGATAGCAAAGGGAGTGTAAAGTCTATGAAAAAAGCATTAAAAAATCATAAAACAACAGTTGCTGACCTACCAGATAGCTATGAATTTAATTGGGAGTTAAAAACCGAAATGGTTATGGGCAAAAAAGGAAAAGATGTTATGGAAATGACATTTTTAATTAATGAGAATGCCAATTACCAAGCTACAAAAATGGTAGATGCAAATTCAAAAAACAGTGGTGAGGCCACAATGTTGTTCGATTCAGATTTAAAAACCATGGTAATGTTTATGGATGCTCAAGGGTCTAAGTTTTTGCAAATGTACCCAATACCAGAAGTTGCAGAAACCAATAGTGCTTTAAACAATTATAACATTTCAAAATTACCAGCTAAAACCATAATAGGTTACAAATGCGAAGGGCTGCAATTAGAAGATGATAGATATATACTAAAAGTTTACCATACAACAGAAGCTAATATTAAACTTTCAAACTTTTTGAGTTTTGGTAATCAGAATCAAAAAATGGACTTGCCAGATATAGATCCAAAAGTATCAGAACAGTTTTCTAATGGGCTAATCTTACAGATGGATATTATAGACAAAAAGAAAGCTAAAAACAATGTAAACATTATAGCTAAGTCCTTGAAAAAAGAAAGCGTATCTATAAAAAAATCAGATTATAAAACAATGGATTTTTTCTCTGGCAGAAATATGTCCAAAAACTAA